From the Zymomonas mobilis subsp. pomaceae ATCC 29192 genome, the window ACCATAGCTGATCACGCTGATAGAATTGGCGACACCGCCCTTGGCAAGATAATCATGGACGGCATCAGCACGCTTTTCACCTAAAGCAAGGTTATATTCGCGCGTACCCCGTTCGTCGCAATGACCTTCAATACTGACATGAACGTTGGGGTATTTCTTTAACCATCTAATTTCACGATCCAAAATTGCTGTGGCCGTGCTATCAAGATCATATTTGTCAGTTGCGAAATGGACCATATCGGTACCAACCTGACGTAAAAAATCAGCATGGGAGCCCGGAACAACCGTATCCTGAACTGAGCCCATATTACTACTATTGTTATCAAGATGGGCCGGTGCTCTTGTTGCCGGTGGAGGTGGTAAGTTAGCCGCCTTGGGTTGATGATCCGAACAAGCGGCAAGTGCTGCTAATCCGGCGAATAGACTTATCGTTAATTTAATATTAGCCATTATAACCTCCCGGTCATGCGGTCCGCCATGCCATGAAAAAACAGCGGTATTAAAAGTAAAATCACCGAATCACTTAAATAGTTCAGAGATTATCTTCCAAACACATAAAATAATAAAGAATTATGGTAGTAATGGCCCCCATGACGGATCAGATCCATCCAAAGGTGTGGGAATATGTCTCTCATTAACCCCTGTAAGATCAACAGACCATAATTCGGTATGTCCAGAATTTCGCGCTGTTCTAAAGAAAGTAATGACACGACCATTAGGTGACCAACTGGGGCCCTCATCTTGCCATCCGTTGGTCAAAATCTGTTCACCTGTGCCGTCTGTTTTCATTATACCAACGTGAAAGCCACCCCCAATTTTGGTAAAGGCAATCAGATCACCGCGTGGACTCCATACAGGCGTAGCATAGCGCCCATTGCCAAAGCTGATACGGCCCTGATTAGAACCATCCGCATTCATAATATAAAGCTGCTGTGTACCGGATCGATCACTTTCAAAGATAATTTTTGAACCATCAGGGGAAAAGCTCGGCGCTGTATCAATGGAAGGCGAGCTTGTCAGACGGGTCGGACGCCCTCCCGTAACCGGAACTTTATAAATATCAGTATTGCCTGAAATCGACATTGAAAAGACAATGGTTTTACCATCAGGAGAAAAGCGCGGCGCAAAAGTCATATAAGGCTGATTAACAACCAACCGGACATGCCCTGACCCCAAGGTATAGACGTAGATGCGCGGAGTATTTCCGACATAGGATAGATAAGTAACCGTTTGCTGATTAGGCGCAAAACGTGGGGTCAGCACCATAGATTGACCATTAGTCAAAAAGCGGTGATTAGCCCCGTCCTGATCCATTATAGCCAATCGTTTCAAACGATGATTTTTCGGGCCAGTTTCTGATACATAAACAACTCGACTATCGAAATAAGGTCCTTCCCCCGTTAAACGCGTATAAACAGC encodes:
- the pal gene encoding peptidoglycan-associated lipoprotein Pal, translated to MANIKLTISLFAGLAALAACSDHQPKAANLPPPPATRAPAHLDNNSSNMGSVQDTVVPGSHADFLRQVGTDMVHFATDKYDLDSTATAILDREIRWLKKYPNVHVSIEGHCDERGTREYNLALGEKRADAVHDYLAKGGVANSISVISYGKERPLALGSDEEAWAQNRRAVTVTPN
- the tolB gene encoding Tol-Pal system beta propeller repeat protein TolB encodes the protein MSSVIRKLAVTALLAVSASALSAQTPPPPVQSAGNNGAQPANQGDRRILRVDITGGISQPMPIAVPVMPTPSVVETLAGTTAILGRQVSAVITNDLKSSGLFTPSQQASLHTVSFPEVTAPQYSYWLSSGAQALVQGFVQANGDGTLTVGCYLYDVFASQEMLHKGFVVKPADWRRAAHKCADAVYTRLTGEGPYFDSRVVYVSETGPKNHRLKRLAIMDQDGANHRFLTNGQSMVLTPRFAPNQQTVTYLSYVGNTPRIYVYTLGSGHVRLVVNQPYMTFAPRFSPDGKTIVFSMSISGNTDIYKVPVTGGRPTRLTSSPSIDTAPSFSPDGSKIIFESDRSGTQQLYIMNADGSNQGRISFGNGRYATPVWSPRGDLIAFTKIGGGFHVGIMKTDGTGEQILTNGWQDEGPSWSPNGRVITFFRTARNSGHTELWSVDLTGVNERHIPTPLDGSDPSWGPLLP